One window of Perca fluviatilis chromosome 12, GENO_Pfluv_1.0, whole genome shotgun sequence genomic DNA carries:
- the LOC120570168 gene encoding galactose-specific lectin nattectin-like, giving the protein MLTLFNFFPQMTSVFPLALLLCLSSGLLTAYGEPCCPPGWSQFGSRCFAFYVQAKTWIGAELFCQSAGGNLASIHSDAEHGFIKNYIFQVTGAQTTAWIGGTDAVKLFTWFWSDGSKFDYASWNAGEPNNFGGNEFCLTMNWGGANWNDLPCASKVSFVCSMNLCV; this is encoded by the exons ATGTTGACTTTGTTTAACTTCTTTCCACAGATGACATCAGTCTTTCCATTAGCTTTGTTGCTCTGTTTGTCCAGCGGACTGTTGACTGCATAT GGTGAACCTTGCTGCCCTCCTGGTTGGAGTCAGTTTGGCTCTCGCTGTTTCGCTTTCTACGTCCAGGCAAAGACCTGGATCGGTGCAGAG CTCTTCTGCCAGTCCGCTGGTGGGAATCTGGCTTCCATCCACTCAGATGCGGAACATGGATTCATCAAAAACTACATTTTCCAAGTGACCGGTGCACAGACAACTGCCTGGATCGGAGGCACCGACGCAGTGAAG CTGTTTACATGGTTCTGGTCTGATGGATCCAAATTCGACTACGCAAGCTGGAATGCGGGGGAGCCTAACAACTTCGGTGGAAATGAGTTCTGTCTTACCATGAACTGGGGTGgag CAAACTGGAACGACTTGCCTTGTGCCTCCAAGGTTTCTTTCGTGTGCTCCAtgaacctgtgtgtgtaa